Part of the Nitrospinota bacterium genome is shown below.
TAAATTTGTTGCCCTTAAACGCAATTCGGTCAATCGTTAACTTCGAGCGATTCGTGAACGCACTGCTTAATTTTGTGAAATCGAAACCAACCTATCTCTAGTCTTGATAATAAACTAATAGGTCCGGAAGTTAAAATCGTGTATTATAATTCATATATTTAAATAAATTGAACAAAATAATCTTTAAAAGCATACTAATAATTGAGGATGAGCACAAAAGATATCACTAATACATCATGGACTTTTTTGACGAATCATGCTCATGTCTTGTTAATTCTTGCCAAAAGCTCATCTGAACGTATTCGAGATATAGCATCGATCGTTGGAATCACTGAGCGCGCAGTACAGCGTATTATTGTTGAGCTTGA
Proteins encoded:
- a CDS encoding ArsR family transcriptional regulator, whose protein sequence is MSTKDITNTSWTFLTNHAHVLLILAKSSSERIRDIASIVGITERAVQRIIVELEVDGYLEHIRDGRRNVYKVLSKKPLRHSVERHRQVHDLIKLINEEI